The proteins below are encoded in one region of Conger conger chromosome 17, fConCon1.1, whole genome shotgun sequence:
- the LOC133116771 gene encoding nucleoporin NUP35-like produces MEFQGTEPMTLGSPTSPKSGPGAQFLPGFLMGDTPAPVTPQPRSFAGSAAGLEMRPTGLAGGSPPQPVVPTPKDKSGAPPVRSIYDDITSPGIGASPLSLRKQPFSVMQSPLSSLVAATPGTVMNVFSPATAGLQSSTVLSPAQVDPFYTQGETLSSDDHLDDTWITVFGFPPASASYILLQFAQYGNILKHVMSNTGNWMHLQYQSKLQARKALSKDGKVFGEAIMIGVKACIDKAVMEGSDRGSSSSSAPVFTSPVKGGNTPSQPVSTPRSAMRPLSAAYKASGSDYQVVSDRQTPRKDDSFVSKAMEYMFGW; encoded by the exons ATGGAGTTCCAAG GTACGGAGCCAATGACTTTGGGGTCTCCTACCTCCCCCAAGTCTGGACCGGGTGCACAGTTCTTGCCGGGGTTCCTGATGGGTGACACCCCGGCACCCGTCACCCCTCAGCCACGATCCTTCGCTGGGAGTGCAGCCGGGCTGGAAATGAGACCGACTGGGCTGGCAG GTGGGTCCCCCCCACAACCTGTGGTCCCCACGCCGAAAGATAAGAGCGGGGCCCCCCCGGTGAGGAGTATATATGATGACATCACCAGCCCAGGCATAGGCGCGTCTCCCCTCAGCCTACGCAAGCAG CCCTTCTCTGTCATGCAGTCTCCACTCTCCAGCCTGGTAGCTGCCACTCCAGGCACAG TGATGAATGTGTTTAGTCCTGCCACTGCGGGGCTGCAGAGTTCTACGGTCCTGTCTCCTGCCCAGGTTGACCCCTTCTACACCCAGGGAGAGACCCTGTCTTCCGACGATCACCTGGACGACACCTGGATCACCGTTTTTGG GTTTCCACCAGCGTCAGCCTCCTATATTCTCCTGCAGTTTGCCCAGTATGGAAACATACTGAAACATGTG ATGTCCAACACTGGTAACTGGATGCACCTTCAGTACCAGTCTAAACTCCAGGCACGGAAAGCCCTCAGCAAAGATGGAAAAGTGTTTGGAGAGGCGATCATGATCGGGGTTAAAGCTTGCATAGACAAG GCTGTGATGGAGGGTTCGGACAGgggcagctcctcctcctccgctccAGTGTTCACATCCCCGGTGAAGGGCGGGAACACGCCCAGCCAGCCCGTCTCCACGCCCCGCTCTGCCATGAGGCCCCTCAGCGCCGCCTACAAGGCCTCCGGCAGTGACTACCAG GTGGTTTCTGACAGACAGACCCCTAGAAAAGACGACAGTTTTGTTTCTAAAGCGATGGAGTACATGTTTGGCTGGTGA